Proteins from one Gasterosteus aculeatus chromosome 11, fGasAcu3.hap1.1, whole genome shotgun sequence genomic window:
- the natd1 gene encoding protein NATD1, translated as MAQAAQANVFDANSSQIQVEHDKRRRQFVIRLNGSHDRAVLLYEYVGKKTVDLQHTEVPDAYRGRGIAKHLAKAAMDFVVEEDLKAHLTCWYIQKYVKENPQPQYFEHIYQ; from the exons ATGGCACAGGCGGCTCAGGCAAACGTCTTTGACGCAAACAGCTCTCAGATACAAGTGGAACACGATAAAAGGCGTCGGCAGTTTGTTATAAGGCTAAATG GGTCCCACGATCGAGCCGTTCTTCTGTATGAGTATGTTGGGAAGAAGACGGTGGACTTGCAACACACTGAAGTTCCAGATGCTTACAGAGGTAGAGGAATAGCAAAGCACCTGGCCAAG GCAGCCATGGATTTTGTGGTGGAAGAGGATCTGAAAGCTCACTTGACCTGCTGGTACATTCAGAAATACGTCAAAGAGAATCCTCAGCCTCAGTACTTTGAACATATTTATCAATGA